In the genome of Scylla paramamosain isolate STU-SP2022 chromosome 2, ASM3559412v1, whole genome shotgun sequence, the window ctcctttacttataatctaaactggaaacttcacatctcatctctaactaaaacagcttctatgaagttagacgttctgagacgtctccgccagtttttctcacctcccagctgctaactctgtatcggggccttatccgtccatgtatggagtatgcttcacatgtcttggggggagggggttccacacataccgctcttctagacagggtggaatcaaaaagcttttcatctcatcaattcctctcctctaactcactgtcttcagcctctttctcattgccgcactgttgcatctcttgctatcttttaccgctattttcatgctgactgctcttctgatctcacTAACTGCATGCTCCCCTTCTTCCCGAGGCCTCACTGcactattctgtctacctctctaatgcaagagttaaccagtattctcaatcattcatccctttctttggtaaactctggaactccctgcctgcttctgtatttccacctccctatgacttgaactccttcaagaggaggtttcaagacatccttcagtttttgactaccgctttggaccctattcggggaccggcatctcagtgtttttatttatttatttatttatttattttttttttttttttgccttggccagtgtctcccttacataaaaaaagaaaaaaaatccatgagtGAGATGGTGCTTGGAATTTGTTTAACATATATTTATGAAGGATGCCTACAAATGTACACGTACTGCATACACACTTCTTACCGGGTTGCTAATTAATCTCTCATCCTTTTCTATCAATTGTCACTAAATAACGAGAGTATTACACTGTTTCGTCCACTCTTACTTGTCTTATATGACATAATGTATGAATATTTCAGAGGCTtctatttgtttctttactCAATTATTATTACCTTTTCTTTGCACTAGAAGTTCAACCTGAGGAGACTAGTGCTGCAGATCATATTACATTTGTGCCTCTAATACAATTAGCTCATTAAAAGTTCAACATCCTCCCCTGAGCCTTAACTTGTGGAAGATGTCACGTGAATTTTATTACCTTGAGTGGCTCAGTGTCTTCCCCATCAAAGTTTCCCCGCACCACCCGTGCCCGCAAGTCTGTCTTCTTCACTGCTTGGCTCGGGGATGCCTTGGCCTCCTGGACTACTTGGGGCTGCCCTGCGAACTGGTCAGAGCTAGTCTTCTGGGAGCCTGTTATGCCCACCTTTCTGTTTTGAACATGGTGTAAGAGTGCATGTATTAATAGAAAAACTAAGGATGCTATGGCAGTGCATGTAGGAAATGTGGTGAGGAATGTAATAGTGTGGTAACAATCTTTGAGATTCTTTGCTTTAGGATCATTACAAGTACAGTATTTCTGACCTGTATAACTGTGACCTTGGGAAATATCTTTTAagtaaatattcataatataaataaaatcaaatgaaTTAAAAGAAAGTTAATAAATTCACACATTAATATATACTCCTTCACTTAATATAATAAGAACAAATAAGAAGGTAAGTTAGCAGTGTTGCAATCTGGAGTTTGAGACAACACAGGTCCCTGAGACAAGTGTGCTGCTACTCTACCTGACTCTGTCAAAGGTCTGGGAGGGAGGGCAGTGCTTGGTGGAGGAGCTCCAGTCCACGCCCACCCCTGCCTGCCACCCTACACCCTTCTGTCTTACCAGAGGGCCTGCTAAGGTTGAGTCAAGCTCATTCCCTTCATCTGAATCACTggcaaaagaaataaacataaaacaaaatgcaCACAATAAAACAAGAATTAAAAAACTAAgttttaaaaaaatgtaaaaacactTTCTGCAAAGAAACattgccaacaacaacaaaaatactagtaatgataataataataataataataataataataataataataataataataataataataataataataataataataataataagtaataataataataataaaaaacaataataataaaacataataaaaaagaagaataataataactatgatACTGTtaccaataataatgaaaaaacgtaataataataataataataataataataatgataataataataataataataataataataataattattattattatttttattataataataattattattattataatagtaataataacctATATAacccattttatttttttaccgtgtgtgtgtgtgtgtgtgtgtgtgtgtgaagtgaacGGTCTAACggagcagcgagagagagagagagagagagagagagagagagagagagagagagagagagagagagagagagagagagagagcatgaaaacctaagtaatcatctctgtggacttTCAAAAACATTCCTTATGAGAGTGCAGTGCTTCAAAACATGATCGCAGTCTTACCTTCACCGCGGGAGAAtgagggaggtagaggaaggaCTCGGGGATCAACAGACACCTTCACTCACCTGTTGGAGTTGTTGGTGGTCGTGCCCATGGAGGTGGTGCGGGTGTCTTTGGAGGACTTACGCTTCCTCCACGGCGTCCCCACCAGCGTCTCCCACACGGACTCCAACacctgccaacacacacacacacacacacacaaagtcgtTACGGTGCATATTTACGCTAAACTCTACGGAAGGATTCTTATGTGTttaaaggcgagagagagagagagagagagagagagtcatgaaaTGCGAGTACAAAGATATTTTAACGAATAATGACagacaaaataatataaaaaagacaCCATACTTATTAACGAAGAAACGCCTTTACTTGACATATCACTGCACAATTATCGTATATAATATTCACTCCCCTTTCAAAACACATGAATTGTCGGTGCAGTGTTGAAAGACTACACGGCTTTCAtccctcacctttctcttcATGTCAAACCCGAGGAAGATGAAGGCTCCCTGCAGGCCGTTGAAGACCGTGAAGATGTACCAGCAGAAGGAGAGGTCCGAAAAGGCGGCAATGAACCCCGTCACCCAAGACACGCCCTGGATCACCGCCAGCTTCATGTACAGGATCAGACGCAGCCGATCCTTCTTGCTCCTGCGCCCCTGAAGAGTGACGCGAACCCTTTACTGCTAATTCTCCACAGGTAAGTTGCCTCGTGAATGTTTTATCCATACCCTAGATTCCTCAGAGGTTATTATCCCATCCCATATACGAGATTTTAAATTTGGTTAGCTTGGGAGTGAAATTCATCATTAGGGAATTGTTTTAGATTAGATTTTTCTTGAGTGAAGTTTACGGATTTACTGTTCATACTTTCTGAAATCTTAAAGTAAGGTAAGTATTCAAATTATAgtataagaacacacacacacacacacacacacacacacacacacacttaaaggaCAATCCAATGAGAAAACGTAGGTCTAATTACCATCCTACGTCATATTTCATCAATCAAATCATCAATCAAATCACTCCGTTTTTTGACATGTCACAGTCGCAGCGGGAACAATAACTTGGGGACTGACCTGCATACCCTCCTTCGGGCCTGTCTTCTGCTCCGCCCTGCTATTCTTCTCATTCCTGGCACCCTTGACACTCTGGGAGCGGGTACTGGCGTACTTGGCTGCCTGCACCTGCTTGTAAATACCCCGGGCGGTCACCAGGAAGAGCAAGGTATTCTCCAGCACGATGGCGCCCTgaggcaagaggaagaagagagccAGACCATAGCGGCTGTTTATCCAGCAGAGATCTGTGGCGTACCGCGGGCGGTAATCTGGCAGGATGTCCATGAAGTCAAAGATGAGGGCGAGGGCAACCACCACGGCAGGGACGCTCCAAGCATAGAGGGAGTATAAGACAAAGGTGCGGTTCCCTGCCGGGTCTCCGCGATACACTTGGCTGTTGAATGTGCGGCACACGTCCACGCTCATCACGTTCATCCAGCAGAAGGCGGCCAGCCAGAAGAAGTGAAGCGCTGAGGAAATGAAGACACACAGGCCGCGGTGCTCGGTGGCTTTCATCCCCGTCAGGAAGAGAAGGTAGGCCAGGAAGAGGCAGCAACTGAGACAAAAAAGGTTCTTTCCCGGGAGGTTCCTGTAGCGAGGCACCAGCATGTAGATGATGATGTGCAGGCCCAGACCCACCAGCGAAATGACTATCGTAACGAGGGTGAGCAGCTGGTGCAGCAGCGTGAAGCTCGCAAAGTAGTCGTCATAGTCGTTACAGATGAGCACATCCCCTTCACTCAACATCTCATACTCGCCCTGCTCGTACACGCGCTTGGTGGCATTGACAAACACTGAGCCGTCACTACGTGGTATGTACTCCGACTCTGATAGGTTGATCTTTCGACACGAATCATCCAGCAGGGTGGAATTCCGTAAGACAGCGAGGGCAGCCGGATCTCTGACGCACACACCTTTTTCCAGTTTGTACAGCTGTCCACAGAACACTTTTCTGCAGGCGAAATGGATGGGGTCCCACAATTCGTTCGTCGCGTCACAGGAGGTATTGCGGAAATCCATCAGTACAGAGAAGACGGGGGGCAAGTACATGGACCTGCTGCCGTTCAAGGACGAGCACACATTGAAGTCATAAGGATCTAAGCATTGGAACTGGCCCGATGACATGTTGACGAAGTTGCATTTGGCGCAGTGAAGGTTTTTGTAGAGGGTGGTGCGGCTGCCGCCCACCGTGTGCAGCACCAGCTGGGAGTAACGGTGGCACTTCTCCACGTCCAGGGGATCCGGCCAGTCAGGGTGACAGTGCCGCATCTGCCAGCATGGAGATCTtcaatgtgtgtatgtgtgtgtgtgtgtgtgtttcacctgAGACAGTATGCAGGTGTCCAGGTTCACTTTTAATTAATCCCCCTGAGCACTAGTGTGACCT includes:
- the LOC135108765 gene encoding cadherin EGF LAG seven-pass G-type receptor 1-like isoform X3, with amino-acid sequence MQEFMSKAVYRPGSLMLDRYVYRNEEDERHSIHREHHTCSLEVAEFINPEKFAEKYGGRLCLYPKSGCNPRLLGRRSHCMQQMRHCHPDWPDPLDVEKCHRYSQLVLHTVGGSRTTLYKNLHCAKCNFVNMSSGQFQCLDPYDFNVCSSLNGSRSMYLPPVFSVLMDFRNTSCDATNELWDPIHFACRKVFCGQLYKLEKGVCVRDPAALAVLRNSTLLDDSCRKINLSESEYIPRSDGSVFVNATKRVYEQGEYEMLSEGDVLICNDYDDYFASFTLLHQLLTLVTIVISLVGLGLHIIIYMLVPRYRNLPGKNLFCLSCCLFLAYLLFLTGMKATEHRGLCVFISSALHFFWLAAFCWMNVMSVDVCRTFNSQVYRGDPAGNRTFVLYSLYAWSVPAVVVALALIFDFMDILPDYRPRYATDLCWINSRYGLALFFLLPQGAIVLENTLLFLVTARGIYKQVQAAKYASTRSQSVKGARNEKNSRAEQKTGPKEGMQGRRSKKDRLRLILYMKLAVIQGVSWVTGFIAAFSDLSFCWYIFTVFNGLQGAFIFLGFDMKRKVLESVWETLVGTPWRKRKSSKDTRTTSMGTTTNNSNSDSDEGNELDSTLAGPLVRQKGVGWQAGVGVDWSSSTKHCPPSQTFDRVRKVGITGSQKTSSDQFAGQPQVVQEAKASPSQAVKKTDLRARVVRGNFDGEDTEPLKLASDVPLLPQDQTPSQPKTNKPNVQRVMSLLQQLQQQSQSSVDLPDLVQQLLRRNGDSLKGTEQDPSTLPKCRSFTEGACPEIKDEQQRALVAQLRQSMAAGSFRAETGNHGLPKTPSTHHQPSSLNHTANTSYNSLYTPSKSLPSQMSADNRAAIVSPQIKRSQNSSNNLHRTPKSQ
- the LOC135108765 gene encoding uncharacterized protein LOC135108765 isoform X2 — encoded protein: MLSQVRRARHCSPSVVCVVLVMLVPLSLQTESRWGLEYPVVPWEDMWQEMEMMSKDKNCPTESSTCWHTSNATTPQQLVPQVCRPCACDDECVLYGDCCRDKAQADWGDGREEGTGRYNCRRLRPWDYQGLLMVESCLAEYRDHPVERLCTQKVPPEEYTYILDLSVTSRLTNTTYANYHCAVCNNDASSLHVHRVNINCRTTEIKKEFTMQEFMSKAVYRPGSLMLDRYVYRNEEDERHSIHREHHTCSLEVAEFINPEKFAEKYGGRLCLYPKSGCNPRLLGRRSHCMQQMRHCHPDWPDPLDVEKCHRYSQLVLHTVGGSRTTLYKNLHCAKCNFVNMSSGQFQCLDPYDFNVCSSLNGSRSMYLPPVFSVLMDFRNTSCDATNELWDPIHFACRKVFCGQLYKLEKGVCVRDPAALAVLRNSTLLDDSCRKINLSESEYIPRSDGSVFVNATKRVYEQGEYEMLSEGDVLICNDYDDYFASFTLLHQLLTLVTIVISLVGLGLHIIIYMLVPRYRNLPGKNLFCLSCCLFLAYLLFLTGMKATEHRGLCVFISSALHFFWLAAFCWMNVMSVDVCRTFNSQVYRGDPAGNRTFVLYSLYAWSVPAVVVALALIFDFMDILPDYRPRYATDLCWINSRYGLALFFLLPQGAIVLENTLLFLVTARGIYKQVQAAKYASTRSQSVKGARNEKNSRAEQKTGPKEGMQGRRSKKDRLRLILYMKLAVIQGVSWVTGFIAAFSDLSFCWYIFTVFNGLQGAFIFLGFDMKRKVLESVWETLVGTPWRKRKSSKDTRTTSMGTTTNNSNSDSDEGNELDSTLAGPLVRQKGVGWQAGVGVDWSSSTKHCPPSQTFDRVRKVGITGSQKTSSDQFAGQPQVVQEAKASPSQAVKKTDLRARVVRGNFDGEDTEPLKLASDVPLLPQDQTPSQPKTNKPNVQRVMSLLQQLQQQSQSSVDLPDLVQQLLRRNGDSLKGTEQDPSTLPKCRSFTEGACPEIKDEQQRALVAQLRSMAAGSFRAETGNHGLPKTPSTHHQPSSLNHTANTSYNSLYTPSKSLPSQMSADNRAAIVSPQIKRSQNSSNNLHRTPKSQ
- the LOC135108765 gene encoding uncharacterized protein LOC135108765 isoform X1 — translated: MLSQVRRARHCSPSVVCVVLVMLVPLSLQTESRWGLEYPVVPWEDMWQEMEMMSKDKNCPTESSTCWHTSNATTPQQLVPQVCRPCACDDECVLYGDCCRDKAQADWGDGREEGTGRYNCRRLRPWDYQGLLMVESCLAEYRDHPVERLCTQKVPPEEYTYILDLSVTSRLTNTTYANYHCAVCNNDASSLHVHRVNINCRTTEIKKEFTMQEFMSKAVYRPGSLMLDRYVYRNEEDERHSIHREHHTCSLEVAEFINPEKFAEKYGGRLCLYPKSGCNPRLLGRRSHCMQQMRHCHPDWPDPLDVEKCHRYSQLVLHTVGGSRTTLYKNLHCAKCNFVNMSSGQFQCLDPYDFNVCSSLNGSRSMYLPPVFSVLMDFRNTSCDATNELWDPIHFACRKVFCGQLYKLEKGVCVRDPAALAVLRNSTLLDDSCRKINLSESEYIPRSDGSVFVNATKRVYEQGEYEMLSEGDVLICNDYDDYFASFTLLHQLLTLVTIVISLVGLGLHIIIYMLVPRYRNLPGKNLFCLSCCLFLAYLLFLTGMKATEHRGLCVFISSALHFFWLAAFCWMNVMSVDVCRTFNSQVYRGDPAGNRTFVLYSLYAWSVPAVVVALALIFDFMDILPDYRPRYATDLCWINSRYGLALFFLLPQGAIVLENTLLFLVTARGIYKQVQAAKYASTRSQSVKGARNEKNSRAEQKTGPKEGMQGRRSKKDRLRLILYMKLAVIQGVSWVTGFIAAFSDLSFCWYIFTVFNGLQGAFIFLGFDMKRKVLESVWETLVGTPWRKRKSSKDTRTTSMGTTTNNSNSDSDEGNELDSTLAGPLVRQKGVGWQAGVGVDWSSSTKHCPPSQTFDRVRKVGITGSQKTSSDQFAGQPQVVQEAKASPSQAVKKTDLRARVVRGNFDGEDTEPLKLASDVPLLPQDQTPSQPKTNKPNVQRVMSLLQQLQQQSQSSVDLPDLVQQLLRRNGDSLKGTEQDPSTLPKCRSFTEGACPEIKDEQQRALVAQLRQSMAAGSFRAETGNHGLPKTPSTHHQPSSLNHTANTSYNSLYTPSKSLPSQMSADNRAAIVSPQIKRSQNSSNNLHRTPKSQ